The genomic DNA CAGCTTTTTCTAACCAATGTTTGGGAATTGCCACATTCCCAGTAGCAAAAAAAGCCGCAGAAAAATCTGTGATTTTATATGGTTCGGCTGTGGGGTGATCAAAATTGCAAGTATTAATAACTGCACCATAGGTAAAACAGCAATCGCTCTTGAACTTTTCTCTGCCCTGCACCAAAGCATCCGTATGAGCTTGCAAAAAATTAGACAAAACTACTAAATCACTATCAATAAAAATAATAGTATCTCCCAGTGCTTTTTCTACACCGAGATTTCTAGCCGCAGCAGGCCCAGCATGATCCTGTTCAAAACAGCGTACATGAGGAAACTCTTCTTTATTTGCATCTAACCATTCTAATGTCCCGTCCGTAGAACCATCATCAACCAGCACAACCTCATAACCTGTTATGGGAGTTTGATCACCCAACTCTTGTAACTCTAAAGCGCGGAGGCACTTTTGCAAAATTGGCAACCGATTGTAAGTGGGTATTACAACACTGAAAAACACAGTTTTACCTAAAATACTATTATCTATCTTCAGAATATGACAAACAGAACACAGTCAAGGTTTCTGACTAAAATATTTGTCTGAGTACATAAACTTGAATTCAAAAGCTGATCAGGTCAGACTTTGAAAATTTTAATTCAAAATCT from Okeanomitos corallinicola TIOX110 includes the following:
- a CDS encoding glycosyltransferase, whose translation is MDNSILGKTVFFSVVIPTYNRLPILQKCLRALELQELGDQTPITGYEVVLVDDGSTDGTLEWLDANKEEFPHVRCFEQDHAGPAAARNLGVEKALGDTIIFIDSDLVVLSNFLQAHTDALVQGREKFKSDCCFTYGAVINTCNFDHPTAEPYKITDFSAAFFATGNVAIPKHWLEKAGLFDTRFQLYGWEDLELGVRLKNLGLQLIKCPEAVGYHWHPPFELTQIDNLIDKEIQRGRMGILFYQKHPTWEVKMMIQMTWLHRLLWGILSLNGLFNEKTSAPLLQWLINLGKPQLALEIARIFLNWYNVKAVYQAYSEIGSI